AAACAAAGCCCTACTTTTCAGAGCTGGTATCTTCCAGCAGATAGAGACTGAACACATCTACATCAGTGCATTATGTAGGATGTCTGCCCAGAGAACCATGGCTGGGGGTTAGGCAAGTGCTTggcggcaggggtgggggtggtgatgtCCAACAGATGGGGGAGCGGGGGGACTCACTAAGGAGACATTTTGGCAAAGACCTGAAAGAAACAAGGCAGTGGGCCCCGCAGATatctggggaggggcaggggacaaGCCCTGAGGAAGGTCCACGTCTGAGTGTCTGAGGGAACAAGACAGCAAGgctggaggaaagggaaggaaagggggagCCCAGGCTGGACCCTGTGGGCCGGCAGGGGAGCTCTGTAAGCTTGTCACTGTCGCTGTGTGTCCAGTGAGGACCTTTCATCAGAGCGGGAACACAGCTGACCTTGCAGCCAAGACCAGTGATCCCTGCCTTCTTCACTCTCCGTGTAGCCTCACCCACCTCACTGTCCTCCGAGATCAACAACGGCCTGACTGGGGCTCCCCACTCCTTCAAGATGAAGTCTAACACTCCTTGGCCCCGTTCCCTTGGCTTCCGTCTTGAGTCTACAGCCTGTATGCTCTTCTCCAcattcctctgcttctgttaccTCTTTAAAGATTCAGACTTTAACAccctttatttaaaaaggaaacttccTGTCACCACAAAACTCACGGTTTACCCTGCGACTGTTAAAGTAGGAAATGTTCTGTCTGGGTGGCACCCAGGCACACCTCCACACGCTTAATACACACCCCAAGCTAAGTCCCTGCCCTGAGCTCTCCTGACTCTCCACATCTGTCTTGCTTTCTCACTCCTCTGGGCTCCTGTATCTTGCTCTCTTCCAGAACCCTCCTCACCCCCGGCTAGAACCTGCCTGAGCCTGTGCTTCCCTCCAGGCAGACACAGGTCCCGCTGCAGAAGGCAGGCCCCTGGCCCCCTTCCCTGGAACTCACCTTCTTCTGTAAGGCGCAGTGAAAGACGAAgatgaagaccccctggaaggCATTGAAGGTGGTGAAGAGATAGGCCATGACCACCGATTCCTTGTTGATGAAGAGGAGGCCGAAAGCCCACGTGAGGCCCAGCAGGAAGAGCAGCGCAATGGCCCCCAGGGCCCAAGatctgggggggtggggaggagacaggACGTCAGAGCCCCGCCATGCCCTGCTGCGTGTTCCTATTCCAGCAAGCCTGGACACTGCCCTGGCGTAAGCGGGCCTGCCCAGCGACCCTCATCAGCCCAGCTAGGCCTGGGGGGCACGTGGAGGTTGGGGGGAGGGTCAGGGTTCTCTGAATAGCCGGTCATTCTCCTGCATCCTTCATCCTCTTGGCCACACTTCCAAACCTTTAATCTATCTTCTGTTGCCTATTTGTCTTTAAGTTACCCTGAAACGGACTCGAGTATTTTTTTCAGCCACCTTGAAcgacttgtgggatctttagttccccagccagggactgaacccacacccttggcagtgaaagcaccgaatcctgaccactggacctccaggggacTCCCTGGACTTGCTTTGTGAGCTCAGTCTCACCCTATGCAATGATGTGCCGGTTGTACTAATGCCATGTTTTCTAATACTCATTAAACAGATACATAAAGAACATAGTAAAACACCACCTTTGTCCTTAAAAAGCAACACCAGAGGTGAGAACACCACCTTTCAGGAAAGCCTAGGAGAGGCTGGGCCCAGCTCAGAGGTGCCAGGGCAGGGGCGCGGGGAGGGGTGCTCACTTAATGTTGTCGAGGCGACTGGAGTCAGGCTTGAGCACGGACGAGCTCCGGACCATCTTGTGCAGAGTCACCATGAGGAACACCAGGTTCACCTGGAGGCGGGCAAGGGGAGGGCTGGCCCGCAGTCCCTCTGCCTCCGAGCAGCGGCTCCTGACCACATCTCAGCTCCCACCCCCTGCTTCAGGGTCCCCTCTGCTGCTGTGTGTGCTCCGtgatgtccaacttttttgcgaccccatggactacaccccccaggctcctctgtccatgggatttcccaagaaagaatcctgcagtgggttgccatttcctgcccctCGGTGCCTGACAACTGGGGCAACTGTTAATGTGGCTCTCGGGGCTGGGGGGGACAGGGCCCAGGGCCTGACACAGCGGGAGCTCACACCACAGCTCCTAGACAGACAGGCCTCAGTGCTGGAACTTTACAGATGCAAGCTGCTCTTTTAGCCTCAGTTGGCTGCTCAGTTTTCAAGGGCTTGGGGAGAATGGGGGTCTGGGGGTCAGAGCTGGTCTGGATGAAGGACAGACTCAAAGCTGGGGATACTGCCTTCCAACTCACCACAATGACAAAGGAGACGGGCCCAATGAAGCTCCAGATGAAGTAATTGTCCACTCGGAGCCAACAGCTGTGACGGAAGCAGAGCCgggaagggaggggtgggggtggggggggagaagTGAGGCGGGCGGGgagcgggggggggggcagtgcgcccttccctccctctggctCCCAGGGCCCAGGGACTCTAATGGCTGGGGCCCCAGAGCTCAGGAGAAGGGAGGCCTGTGCCCTGAGGGTGCTGACCCCAGGGAGGCTGCTGAGCAGGGAACCAGCGAGGAGGAGAGACTGGGTGGAGGGGGCACTCACGCCTTCTCGGTGCCGTAGCTGCGGTAGTCGATGGCGGCCGCGATGCCCACCACCAGGGCAGGGAAGCAGTACCCGCCCAGGTAGTAGTACTTGGTGCGGGAGTACTCGCTCTCAAACACCTCCACCAGCAGCAGGTAGAGGTGCACACCCTCCAGGCACAACCAGGAGAAGGCAGCCAGGAAGAAGTAGTGCAGCAGGCCCGCGAAGATGGGGCAGGCgatctgggggcaggggtggggaggcaaCACAGGTGAGGGGCTGCCCTGGCCGCCGACCGGCCAGTGAGCATCACCTCTCCTCCCCGCCGCCCCTTCCGCTCCTGCCCCAGAGTCCCGCCTACCTCATACTGAGTCTTGTCTATCCCAACGAGGAACAGCAGCTCCGCCAGGAAGAGGTTGATGCAGAGATTCTTGTGGATGGTGTTCCGGTCGGTCTGCAGTCCCCGCAGGAAGCAGAAGGTGGAGATGCAGATGGCCAGGCAGACCAGGGAGATGACGATGCCCACCCAAGTGATGACCGACAGCAGCAGCTCATTGATGCGGCCCTGGTACTGGGGGAGGAGCAGGGTGCATGCTGAGCACCTCCGGCCTTGCACACACGGACCAGGCCGGGGGCCACGAGCTGCAGCCCACTGGGCCTTCTGCCACCTACCTGGCCTTCTGCCCCACCCCGGTCAACTAGCCAGGCCCCCAACCCTCTACAGGTGGCATGCTCACTTCCCATTCTCTGGCAGGCTTGTGGCGAGATGACAAAGGTTGACACCAACTTGCCTCTCCAGCGGGCCTTGGGAGAAGGTGGAACTTGGACTAGGGAGAGCCAGACATGTGGCCTCCTGCCCTGGGCAAGACTCGGGCCCCCCATGCCCATGAAGGTGGCCTTCCCTGGCACCACCCAAGCAGTGCTCTCTGAGGCCATGCAAGGCTGGGCCAGCAAGCAGGCCCGCCAGGAGGAGCGGGGCGCCGGCCAGCTTACGATCTCGCGGTGCGCCATGAGCACGGCAAAGTTGGTGAGGTGGCTGCAGGCACATGTGGTATGGGTCTTGTTGGACTCCACCAAGCGGCAGCCCTGGGTTGACCAGTAGCCCAGCATGGAGCGCTCTGAGTAGTTCCAGAAGGAGCAGTTAGCGTTGAAGTGGTTCTTGGCCTGTtgtggggtgggggccggggggggTCAGAGCCGGGAGTCCAGCCCTAGCCCTCACACCCCACCATGGGAACAAGCAGGAGAGACACGGCTGGGGCTTCCGGCTCCAGGTCACAGCCTGAGATCTCTGGGGACAGATGGCCCGAGCTGCTAAGGTGGGGGCCGGGGGGCTGCTTCTCCAGGGAGGGGTTGTAACTTGCTCTCGGGGTGAGCGAACACACTGTAGGGGGTATGGAGCTGCAGCCTGGGAAAGCGGAGGGTGCTGGGACACTCAAGGAAGGACGGGGCATCTCAGCTCACCTCCAGGTGGGCCACAGTGAAGATGACAGGGTCCATGAGGAAGACTCGGCTGGACTCCTTGTTGATGGACGCCGCGATGACCTGCGAGTTCACCACCAGGGAGGCGCCCCCTGGGCCCCCCGAGCCTGCTTCGCCCGCCAGCTTCACCGTGGCGTTCTCGGTGGACAGGAAGAGGCCCAGGTTGTTGTAGAGAATGAAGACAACCTTGACCACTCCTAGGTAGGACAGGCCCAGCAGGTGTGTTGTCAGCTCCTGGCCGGTGCCGCCCTCCAGGTACACTGGCCGCTGGGACCTCTGAAGTCAGGCTGCCGCCCAGGCAAGCAGGGCTCTGGAAGCCCTTCCGCGGGACTGCTGCTCAGTTGCAGGCAGTTCCCAATGGCAAGGTAGTGGTCCAGGACACACCTCACCCACCTCTCACTTTCTGTGGGACCCTGAGCAAATCCCTAACCTCTCCAGGCCTTAATCTCAAATGGCACAACCTGCCCTAAGCTCTGAGGATCAACTGCTGTCACACAAGAGTGACCTCTCCAATCTGAGGTTCTGTGGGGCTTTGTGGGGTCCCCCTGAATCCCTTGAAATGTTACACTAGCTTGAACGAAGGACACCTCTGTGTGTTGCTATGGGCTCCAACCTCTTATCAGAGTCTTCAGCCTGATCAGGGTTAAGAACTTCCCCGTGAGAGGAGCTGGGGTGCCGGCTCAGGGTTCGGACACTGACCGTTGCGGCTGTTCTGCTTGATGGTGTTGGCAGACAGCTGGATTGAGTTCTCGCTCGGGTACTCCTGGGGGAACACCAGCTCCTGCACTTGGCCCTCAGTGTTCAGGACTGTGACCTCGAGGACTGTGGGGACAGGGGGTGGCAGGGCACACAAGGTTGGGTCTGTCCACAGTCCAGAGGCCTGAGCAAGGTTGAGGGCCAGGGTAGCCCAGGGGTGTCCAGGAGGAACAGGGACCCACCCCGTTCAAGTTCTGCACCCCAACTTGCCCCAGCGTGACAGCAGCACTCACCCACGTTCTGCTTGGCGGCCAAGAAGCGGGCCGGCTCCCTGACGTTGTCTGCCAGCAGGAAggcgccctcctccaggacatccaGCAGCATGGTGGCCGTGTGCACCTGCTCGGTGGCGTTCATGTCCTTCCAGGACTCGAGGGCCTCTGGCCGCAGGAGGTTGTCCACCGTCTCCACCACAGCCTGCAAGTGTGGCGGGGCAACACTGCGACTCCCCCTGTCCCTCAGTCCCTCCAGCTGGGTCTGCACCCGCTTCTCCAAACCTCTATCCCCCACGGTGCCACCTGGGGCCCGCCCCACTCATTCAGGAGACAGAAGCCCCCAGGCCTCACCTTGATGTAGTCCTTGCAAGTTCTCTCCCGCTTGTGCATCTGGGGGAAAAGGGAGGTGGTGTGAGGGCGGgtctcccagcccctctccccgaACCCTGACACTCACGTCTGGGCACCAGAGAGATTCCTCTTCTGTCTCTGCCACTGACCTGGGGCTAGCCCATGAGCAAGAGCCATTCCTAAGGGAGCCCCCACGCCCCCAGGACCATCCAGGAAGGAGTCCTGGCCGGCCTGGGCTCTGTCCTGCCTTCTCCTCTCCTGGCCGTGGGTGGCCGCCCGGCTCTGCAGTGCCAGGCTGGGTGCCTCCCAAGTTCCCAGGGCGGTGCCCCTGCCCCACAGCCCCTGCCACTGGGCCCACCTTGTTATAGTTCTTGCCAGCCGACTCGCGCTCAATGGGCCGCAGTGCCTGCAGCTGGGCGTCCAGAATGTCCAGCAGTTGCTCCATCAGCTTTACAGAGGACGACACATCACCCGCGTAGATGGAGCCCCGGGTGTGGCGGGCCAGCTCGCTGGCAATGTTGGCCGCGTTCTCCCCACTCTTTATctgtgggaggcaggagggggggcCCCCAGCCTCGTCAGGGGGCTTCTCTCTCCACACAGCCGGCCTGCTCAGCCCCACTCATCCCTCTCTGCAGCCCCTTCTCTCTGCCTGCCCTGGTCCGCCCCCTCTGTCTGTTCCCTCTGGAGGCTAGGGATGGACCCTGGCCTGTCTCCCCAGGAGTTCCACCGCCCCCGCTGTGCCCGGGCACCCGGGGCCAGCAGGGTAAGCACGTGTGCCCATCTGGGGGCGGGGTGGCTGCTGGTACCTTCTGGGCCACCTGGTTGACCCAGGGGGAGGTGCAGTTGCTGAGGTCAGGGCCCCGGGGATTCCAGAGCCCCAGGGCTGGTAGACACTGGAAGGAGGCAATTCCTGTAGGGACAGACACACAGGAACAGAGGAGGGAAccatggggagggagaggaagacgGGCCAGAGCAGGGAGAAAGGAGATGGCAGGGAGACGGGGGTGAGCAGGTGAGGGGAGAGGTGAGGGGACACGGAAGACCGGACATGAAATAGGCCAGACAGTCAAAGAGAGGTGTCACTCTGAGGTGACGTGAGCCACCCACTTCCCCTAAACCCGCCCTCTCGGCTCCTCTTCCAGCTTGGCCTACCACAAAGCTGGAGCCTTCCGGTCAAGCCTGCCTTGGAAGCCCCACCACGCCTCCTGCAAAGTCTCTCTGACCCTTTGCTCGGATCCCTGGAGCCTGGTCCCGGCCCTGCCTTCTCTGGTGCATCGGCTGCTgtgtcctgcccccagcccctcctgggcCTGTGTCCCTTTCGGTCTGAGGCCAGGACTCAGGTTACCTCCCAGGGGCTCCCTGCAGGGTCCATCCAGGGCTTTGCATGGCAGCTGCTTAGACTTGCAGGAGGGAACAGGGGTGGGGCCGGGGGCACTAGCTGAGCTGTGACTGTGCCCTGGGGACACAGCTGCAGACATGAAGCACGACCCCTGCGTACGGCCCACTCTGGCAGGGAAGGTAGACGGGTAAGCGCATGCAAGCTGAGCTGGGGCATGtcccctgtcccctccctggCCAGGCCAGCAGTGGTCATTCCCCAAGCCAGCTGCAGCAGAGGTCACCTGGGCTCAGCACTCACCTCGAGTCCCCTTGGGGCAGGGCCTCTCCACCAGCATGCCCTGCTGGGTGGCCGGCCACTGGACCCGCCGCACCTCTCGAGGTTCACAAAAGAGTTCTGGGGACACGTGCAGATTGGGGGCGGGGGGCCGCCGGGTGCTGGGGGCCGGGGCAGTGGCTAGAGGTAGGTCAGGTCCCAGCTGGTTGATGGCACCCACGGGGTGTGTGGTGAGGGGTGCCCGGCGGAGTGGGGTGGTGGCTGCGGGCGAGGCCGTGCTGGTCAGGGGTGTGGGCCGGGCTGTGGTGGTTGTGCTGAGGGGTGGGGAAGTGGCTGGGCCTGGAAGGGAGAGGGGATACGAGATAGGGTTACCCCCAGGGTTGATCTCCCAACTAGCTCTAGGAGATCTCCCCTAGCCCCTCTCCGCCCAGAGGTCCCGCATACCCCTGGGACTATAAAGCATCAGAAGGTGGCAGAAATCCACTCATTTGTACTCTGAGGTCTGAGAGCAACGGCGGAGGACAACCCAGGAAGGTATTGAAGGCTCCCATCCTCATGCTCCTCTTACTCTGGGCTCTGACCTGGCCACGTCCCTTCCCTCTGGGGACCTCAACTCCCCCTTCTTGATTCATGGAGCTGTGGGGCTGCGCAGAGCTGGTTCAGGGTAGCCGAAGGGTTAGAATGAGACTGCGGAGGGGTCCCCAACCCTAGTCAATATCAGCAGTTCAGCTTTGCTGTTTTACTGGTACTCCCACCCAAGACTGGGGTTGAAAGGGCTCCAGGGCTCAAAACGCCCTTAGGAGACTCAGTGCAGCTTGGCTTTTAGCCAAGCCCAGAGTCCTTGGTCTAGCTTCTCAAATAAGCAAGCTAGCTAATCTCACATCCACCGAGGGCTTCtgtatgtgaaagtcgctcagttgtgtccaactctttgagacctccacagactgcagcctgccaggctcctctgtccatggaattctccaggccatgatattggagtgggtagccattcccttctccagggggccttcctgacccggggatggaacccaggtctcccacactgcaggcgcattctttaccatctgagccaccggggcagCCCACCCAGTGCttgggtttcctcatctgtaaatgaggcAACAGTAAGCCCTGGCTCTCAGACTGCAGGATCAGAGGAGCTAACTGCAAAGTGCTGAAAACAGCCTGTCACGTTGCTACGTCTGTGACCTCCAGGGTTCCCCTGAACACATCTCCAGGTCCTCTAGGAGCTCAGGGTGCACCCCCCTCCGCTGTGAGACCCAGGGGCAAGGGGTGTTGGGGCGTGAACTCGAGCTGTCCTCACCCGCACTAGGGTCAGGTGGCCCAAACTCCAGGCTATAGCGCACCACAAAGTAGTTGTTCCAGACATAGAGCTGGTTGTCGCGAGGGTTATAGTCGACAGAGGAGACGAACTGGTAGGGGTTGGGAAAGGCCAGGCTCACGGGCTCCTCACGGTTGGCGTTGGTGTTGAAGGCGTAGTCCACGCGGTTGCCGGCCGCCTCGCTGTCGTCGTCCACGTACACCGAGCGCAGCACGTACAGGACGCCGCACACCATGAAGGCGTTGGACGCGGACCGCTTGTCGTAGCCCGTCTCCCACGTGCCCTCGAAGCGCAGCGTGTAGGGGTTGAGCTGGCTCACCACCAGCCGCCCGTTGTTGCCCTCAGTGGCGTAGATGACCCACAGCCCGTTCTCGTCCACTGCCAGGTCGATGTCGGTCTTGCCCCCCCAGCGGTAGGGCGAGGTGTCGTGGTAATTGGCCGTGTTGATGACCGTCTCCCCGCTCTTGATGCGCGTGCGCAGGTCGTACTTGACGATGTTGCGCGTGCGCTCCTTGTTGTAGAAGACGGCGCCGTCGTAGACCACGAAGCCTGTGCCGTCTACGCGGTTGGGCAGGCGATAGGTGGTGGTGTGGCGCGCCGCCACGTAGTCCTCCCACGAGGCGTACTCCGTCAGCGTGTCCGTGCGGTAAGGGATCCACGGCATGACATAGATGCGGTCACCCGCCTGCAGTGGGTCCTTGCACCATGCGCCAGACTGGTGCTCCGACTCGTGGGTTGAGGTGGGCTCCAGAACCTTCTGCAGGGTCCCTGGGCACACGAAGACTGGGTCgggcggggaggggcagggaggacacggggagaggaggagcaggggtggggggcggggggtggcgagggaaggggagagagagaggcgaGTTGGTCACGCGGCCAGCGGGGGGAGCCAGGCTGTCCCCTCCTGCTGCTGCAGTCACGGTTGCTTGGTAGGGCTGGTGATGGGAAGGGGGTTTCTGGGCTGGGACCCCTGCCCCGCCCAGCTGCCCCTCTCCCTGGAGATGTCAACCCTGGAGGCCATTAAGAGCAGGGTTAGTGGGGTTTGGGGGGAGGAGGtgcccctctttccttccctggcTGCTAGAGACCCCACAGGCTGGGGATATGGGGTTTGGCAAGAGCCATCCCAGAGTCAGTCTCCTGTGCCTTTAGTGGGGGATGGAGAGATTTCCTCATTGCAGCCACTGGCAGCTTTGAGGTTCCAGGGACTCAGGGCCCTGTCCCTTCGCCATCATTTGCACTCCTATGGAAGAGCTAGGGTCAAGGATCCCATCTTTCACCAACCACACCAggacacagatatatatatatatatataaatttttttttttcctttttttttaaactccattttcttcctcctgcaAAAACTGCAAGGTAGAGTGATGTTTCCGTACCCACTGTGGGTGGGTGTCAGGAGCGCACTCCTATTCCAGGGTGAAAGAGGCACCCAAGGTTCCTGACGCAGCCTGTGACAACCCCCCACCCAGCACCCAGGAAATCAGGGGCTGAGGAAGGGTTTTCGGAAAAGTCCAGCCCCTCCTGAGGGgtgccccgccctgcccccagccGGCAGGGTCTCTCTTGGGGTTTATTGAGCAGCAGACACTGATACTGGTGCACAGGGGTGGTGGGGcgagggcagagagggaggggacTCCCGGGagagttggggaggggggaggagagcTGTGTGGAGGGAAGAGAGACAAGTGGTGGTGTGGGGGCGCTCGGCGAGGTCCTGGCTCCAAGGGAGGCACGCCGGAGAGCACCTGGGAAGAAAGAGTTAGCGCTGGCGAGGAGAGAGGGGGTGAGCAGAGAATTCACTCCAAGGCCCAGGCCCGACTGAGGGTCCCTTGGGGGGGCAGTCCCAGGTCCAGCTCAGAGGGGGCCAGGGAGGGAACCAGGTGCTAGGATAAAGACCCAGCCCGCCCCCAAcaggccccccacctccccttcccgGACCCGATTTACCTGCAACCATCCCCGGCTCGGGAGGAGGGACCAAGGCAGCGCTGATGTCAGAAAGGTGGGgggcccccgccccacccccccattCCCTGAAAAGGAGGAAAACCTCAACTGCATCTCGTTGGCCACCAACGGCCTGCCCACCCTTGCCCAGTCACGACCCAGCGCCACCTACTCCTGGGCTCCCCTTACTGACCCGGTGGGAGTCTGGACTGGCACAAACAGTGTGGCCAggctcccttccttctcctcccataGTGGTAAGACCCCTCCAACCAGGATGGCTGGGGGCCTCCCTCTCGGCTCCCTACTAGCAGAACCCGAGGACCGGCCAGGGTGAGAGTTTGTAGTGAATTCTCTGCTCCTGCTTGGCCTGTCACCAAAGCAGCCGGCCCGAGGGGACAAGAGAGGGCTGGGACTTGGTGCTGGCTTGGGGAGGGGAGTGGCCCCAGTGGTTAGAGGGGCTTGACCAGGAACCATTCCTCATTCCCCCAATTCCAGCCTCATTCTTCAGCAGGCTTAGGTGGGTGGCTGGGGATTCCAGCCCTCCCTCCACAGTATCAGGGACATTTTGATCCAGGGGTCTTGAGTCACAAAGCAGCCAGGCGCATGCCCTGCTTTAGTGGGGGGAGGGAAGCCTGGGGTTCCAGCGCTGTGTTCCCAGTGCCCTGAGGGGTTAGCCTGCACCTTCTGTCCAGCCCACTGGCCTCTGCCCTTTTCTCCTAGGCCTGGGTCTTCCCTCTCCCCAAGCCGGGCCCGCCAGCCAGCTCTGTGATGTCTGAGcagatgtgtttgtgtgtggggggcgggtgggggtgggcagtgggaggTCTCAGAGCCCGGCCTGGTGGGCAGGGCATGGAGAAGGAAAACGTGGTTAGAGGTTACcctgggggaagggggagaagaTGAGGAAGGGCCTGCTTAGGGCCTTTGACAGCAAGGACCCTGACCCAGCACCAAGCTCCCAAAGCCTTctctgccctccagcctcctcccaccCATCCCTTGAAGAGAAAAGATCCCAGGTTGCGTGTCCGACCACCACCGGGCCTGCAAGAAGAGTGTCTGGTGCTGGGCGGAGAGACtccaggaaagagagagggagagagtggtgGGGTGCAGTGAGGGGCAGGGCGGTGGGCTGGTGGCCCAGGCCTCTATGAGATGGGGGAAGGGacaagggggaggggagcagcTCGGAGGGACCCCGCCCTGCCTCCCTCAAAGGGGAAGCTCCACTGACCACCGTAATTTCAAGGCCAACGTGATCCTGAAAGGTCATCCCTCCCCTCCTCGCCTCAGAGCTGTCCATTTCCCACGACTTTCAGGGGAGGCAGTGACCCTCCCCGATAGCCAAGCCCGGCCCAGCCACCCTCCCTGCCCGCCGTGGAGTCCTCTCCTCCACTGCTGAAGGAAGAAATTACGGTGCTCACGGAAGCCCCCAGACCCAGCCtgtgcctcccccgcccccctctcTCTGGTCCTCTAACCACAACAGCCCAGAAGAAACCCTGACTGCAGCTTCGCAAGTATTTcagaaccaaaggaaaaaaaaaaaacaaaaaaaacgcTCCCCCGCCCCTCGCTCCCCCAACCGTGAGGCCCGCCCCCCCCACCCTCTCGGCCCCCCAGTGATCTGGCAGGCGCCCTCCCCGGGCTGGGGGCAACTCACACCCCTCTCCCCAGGggctgccccccaccaccccccgctggtggaggatggggtgggggtggggaaaactGGTGCTCCGTGCTCCGAAACAGCTCTGGGCCTTGGAAACGCCAAACCAGAAGGAACTTAAACCACCaggagccagagagagaaagagagagagagagagagagaaagagagagaggaggaggagaaggaggaggtaaTCTGCTccccaaaaggaaaacaaaggtgtcccctccctccctcctcccctgaaCCAGACACAAAAGTTGgggcaggaagaaaaaagaagacagacGGCTCCCCCgtgccctctgcccccagtcGGGAGCCAGGGAAGagggtccctccctccccacccaccctggaTGCTTATAGACTTCTCCTGAAGGAGGCAAAAGAAGTATGAGAGAAGGTCaggttccccccacccctgcaaggGCCAGGGACTAGAAAGGagggacagggagagagagacagagtgagaggagagagagagagacaggcagagagagcagAAGGTCCTGCCCGAGCTCAGAGAAGCTCCCTTGGGTGTCTGGAGGTTGGGGTTGCCCAGTCGCACCAGGGCTGGCCCCACCAGGGGTGGGGAcaccggggtggggggggagcgACTGGACcaagttggggggtggggggcagaagaaggggctggaggggagggcaggtcACATAAGTGTGGTACAGGTAAAACAAAGTCTGAGTTAGGGGTTAGCATTGGTAACAGTGCGTTTACCTTTCTGCTCCACTTCTACTTTAAGCAtcggaagagagagagaaaacaaattgaaaaaaaaaatgtgcaagaaaaaaagagaaaaaaaaaaagattaaattgcTTTCGTTTCTTTTCTGGCAACAcgcccccttttcctttcttttcctcactcCTGGTTCCCCAACCCCGAAGGTAGCGTCAGCCCCCGCCCCCACGTCCTTTCCTCCTAGGGAGGATGTCGGGGAGACAGTCACAGGGTGGAGGGAGACACACGGGAGGACAGAGACCAAGAGAGacacagggtggggtggggagagggggtatACAGGTAGGCAGACGGACAGAGCCCTCAGACCGGAAGGGGCACCCTCAGTGCAgcaaggctggggagggggagcccCAGCTGGGAGGCAGCTCCCCTGGGGGGGGCACCAGGAAGGGATGGTGGGGGGGTGGAGGATCCCCTTGGTCCCCTCCAGCCCTGTCTGCTGCCCTCCTGCTAGAACCGGGGGCCCAGGAGGGCATTCAGTGCCTCCCTCAGCCTGGGAGCACCACAGAGAAAACACGCAGAATGCCCTCCCCTTCTGTGCTGGCCTTAAAAAGAGTCCAGCTGAGTTTCCCCAAAACCCTcagaaccccacccccaccccagaagcCAACACAGAGAGAGGGTGGCAGCGTCGGACACAGAATGATGGAGAGGCCTCCAAGAGCCCCATGGGGGAGACgcaggcagagagggaagaggctggggttggggggacaTCACAGACGGGGCAGGACAGCAGGTGGGGGCACAGACACGCTCCCCCGCTCCCCCGGGGGCAAGCCCGAGGCTCAGTTTCTCTGCCCAGCTCCCCCCTGGGGGCCCAGGAGCTGGG
This genomic window from Cervus canadensis isolate Bull #8, Minnesota chromosome 4, ASM1932006v1, whole genome shotgun sequence contains:
- the ADGRL1 gene encoding adhesion G protein-coupled receptor L1 isoform X2, whose translation is MARLAAALWSLCVTAILVTSATQGLSRAGLPFGLMRRELACEGYPIELRCPGSDVIMVENANYGRTDDKICDADPFQMENVQCYLPDAFKIMSQRCNNRTQCVVVAGSDAFPDPCPGTYKYLEVQYDCVPYKVEQKVFVCPGTLQKVLEPTSTHESEHQSGAWCKDPLQAGDRIYVMPWIPYRTDTLTEYASWEDYVAARHTTTYRLPNRVDGTGFVVYDGAVFYNKERTRNIVKYDLRTRIKSGETVINTANYHDTSPYRWGGKTDIDLAVDENGLWVIYATEGNNGRLVVSQLNPYTLRFEGTWETGYDKRSASNAFMVCGVLYVLRSVYVDDDSEAAGNRVDYAFNTNANREEPVSLAFPNPYQFVSSVDYNPRDNQLYVWNNYFVVRYSLEFGPPDPSAGPATSPPLSTTTTARPTPLTSTASPAATTPLRRAPLTTHPVGAINQLGPDLPLATAPAPSTRRPPAPNLHVSPELFCEPREVRRVQWPATQQGMLVERPCPKGTRGIASFQCLPALGLWNPRGPDLSNCTSPWVNQVAQKIKSGENAANIASELARHTRGSIYAGDVSSSVKLMEQLLDILDAQLQALRPIERESAGKNYNKMHKRERTCKDYIKAVVETVDNLLRPEALESWKDMNATEQVHTATMLLDVLEEGAFLLADNVREPARFLAAKQNVVLEVTVLNTEGQVQELVFPQEYPSENSIQLSANTIKQNSRNGVVKVVFILYNNLGLFLSTENATVKLAGEAGSGGPGGASLVVNSQVIAASINKESSRVFLMDPVIFTVAHLEAKNHFNANCSFWNYSERSMLGYWSTQGCRLVESNKTHTTCACSHLTNFAVLMAHREIYQGRINELLLSVITWVGIVISLVCLAICISTFCFLRGLQTDRNTIHKNLCINLFLAELLFLVGIDKTQYEIACPIFAGLLHYFFLAAFSWLCLEGVHLYLLLVEVFESEYSRTKYYYLGGYCFPALVVGIAAAIDYRSYGTEKACWLRVDNYFIWSFIGPVSFVIVVNLVFLMVTLHKMVRSSSVLKPDSSRLDNIKSWALGAIALLFLLGLTWAFGLLFINKESVVMAYLFTTFNAFQGVFIFVFHCALQKKVHKEYSKCLRHSYCCIRSPPGGAHGSLKTSAMRSNTRYYTGTQSRIRRMWNDTVRKQTESSFMAGDINSTPTLNRGTMGNHLLTNPVLQPRGGTSPYNTLIAESVGFNPSSPPVFNSPGSYREPKHPLGGREACGMDTLPLNGNFNNSYSLRSGDFPPGDGAPEPPRGRNLADAAAFEKMIISELVHNNLRGGSGGAKGPPPPEPPVPPVPGGGGEEEAGGPGGADRAEIELLYKALEEPLLLPRAQSVLYQSDLDESESCTAEDGATSRPLSSPPGRDSLYASGANLRDSPSYPDSSPEGPSEALPPPPPAPPGPPEIYYTSRPPALVARNPLQGYYQVRRPSHEGYLAAPGLEGPGPDGDGQMQLVTSL